One stretch of Weissella koreensis KACC 15510 DNA includes these proteins:
- a CDS encoding NUDIX domain-containing protein has product MPYRDSYVAQIRKYIGHDFKLVMPTIDVVIEKSGKLMLIYNRDFNGWSFPGGYVEPEMSWAENASREAQEESGLMVDPDDLKLIGSVSGENYRAKYANGDETQLFTNVFFTSVVQHELMEIDQTEIDAKKWMTLAEIEEVNLTFAGQAVYDVYKKHLATGQTQIITKND; this is encoded by the coding sequence ATGCCATATAGAGATTCATATGTTGCGCAAATACGAAAATATATTGGTCATGATTTTAAATTGGTAATGCCAACAATTGATGTTGTTATTGAGAAGTCCGGCAAATTGATGTTAATTTATAATCGTGATTTTAATGGCTGGTCATTTCCTGGTGGTTATGTAGAACCTGAGATGTCCTGGGCTGAGAATGCCAGCCGTGAAGCTCAAGAAGAATCGGGGTTGATGGTTGATCCGGATGATCTTAAGCTGATTGGATCAGTTTCTGGTGAAAATTATCGAGCTAAATATGCAAATGGGGATGAAACTCAACTTTTTACTAACGTTTTTTTTACTTCCGTTGTACAGCATGAATTAATGGAGATCGATCAAACAGAAATTGATGCTAAAAAATGGATGACCCTTGCTGAAATTGAAGAAGTCAATTTAACATTTGCTGGCCAGGCTGTTTACGATGTTTACAAAAAGCACCTAGCGACAGGTCAAACACAGATAATTACCAAAAATGACTAG
- a CDS encoding DUF3042 family protein — protein sequence MKKFGLGMLTGVVGTIASLAGVAKVYHKIAIEPIEKEEAQFEATEIRGARKAGNSHTAR from the coding sequence ATGAAAAAATTTGGTTTAGGAATGTTAACAGGAGTTGTTGGAACCATTGCCAGTCTAGCCGGAGTCGCTAAGGTTTATCATAAAATTGCAATCGAACCCATCGAAAAAGAAGAAGCTCAATTCGAAGCTACTGAAATTCGCGGAGCTCGCAAGGCCGGAAATTCACATACTGCCCGTTAA
- a CDS encoding rhodanese-like domain-containing protein, translating to MWYTIIAIIVIYLVLTFGLRYWTAFSLKRKATVLESEEFEQQSRNGQIIDLRDAADFKSKHVLGARNIPMQYLMQNTSAIRRDKPVYFVDADNQAAGRVAGKLKKEGYTDIVVLKGGMSKYTGKTK from the coding sequence ATGTGGTATACCATAATTGCAATTATCGTCATTTACTTAGTTTTGACTTTTGGGCTGCGTTACTGGACGGCCTTTTCTTTGAAGCGAAAAGCAACCGTATTGGAAAGTGAAGAATTTGAGCAACAAAGTCGAAATGGTCAAATCATTGATTTGAGAGATGCAGCTGACTTTAAAAGTAAGCATGTTTTGGGTGCACGAAATATTCCAATGCAATATTTGATGCAAAACACTTCAGCAATTCGTCGGGATAAGCCAGTGTATTTTGTTGATGCCGACAACCAAGCTGCTGGAAGAGTTGCAGGAAAGTTAAAAAAAGAAGGTTATACTGATATTGTGGTCCTTAAAGGGGGCATGTCAAAGTATACTGGTAAAACTAAATAA
- the greA gene encoding transcription elongation factor GreA produces the protein MADEKTYPMTLEGKQKLEAELNELITVRRGEVTAAIQEARSHGDLSENSEYQSAKDEQAFMEGQIKSLQNMLDNSEVIDSSSIAADEVSVGKTVTFQEDGDEPESYTIVGSIEADPDDGKISNESPIGKALIGHKVGDMVKITTENGFSFEVKIISVTLA, from the coding sequence ATGGCAGATGAAAAAACATACCCAATGACACTTGAGGGAAAGCAAAAATTAGAAGCGGAGTTAAATGAATTGATCACGGTGCGCCGTGGTGAAGTTACTGCCGCAATTCAAGAGGCGCGTTCCCATGGTGATCTATCTGAAAATTCAGAATATCAATCAGCTAAGGATGAACAAGCTTTCATGGAAGGCCAAATTAAGTCTTTGCAGAATATGTTAGATAATTCTGAAGTCATTGATTCGAGCTCCATTGCTGCCGATGAAGTTTCAGTTGGTAAAACGGTTACCTTTCAAGAAGATGGGGATGAACCAGAATCTTATACTATCGTAGGTTCAATTGAAGCTGATCCCGATGACGGTAAAATTTCTAATGAATCACCGATTGGAAAAGCCTTGATAGGACATAAGGTGGGCGACATGGTCAAAATTACTACTGAAAATGGTTTCTCGTTTGAAGTTAAAATTATTTCAGTAACCTTAGCATAA
- a CDS encoding ROK family glucokinase, with protein sequence MQKDKLIGVDLGGTTIKFAIMTADGEIQQKWSIRTNVLDDGEHIVPDIVESINHHLDLYELPKERIIGIGMGTPGTVDYQKGTVRSAYNLNWQETPVQVKAEIEQGTGLPLTIDNDANAAALGEQWRGAGENAQEVVFITLGTGVGGGIINDGHLMHGAYGTAGEVGHIVVKPDGYLCTCGNHGCLEQYASATGVVHLAQDLAEAYAGKSELKAMIDDGAEVTSKIVFDLAKNDDYLANEVVDQVAFYLGYASANLANTLNPSAIVIGGGVSAAGPFLLERVKTNFMKFAFQPVRENTDIKLAVLGNDAGVYGAGLLSKQA encoded by the coding sequence ATGCAAAAAGATAAATTAATTGGTGTTGATTTAGGTGGTACAACGATCAAGTTTGCGATTATGACTGCGGATGGTGAAATTCAGCAAAAATGGTCGATTCGTACCAACGTTTTAGATGATGGAGAACATATCGTACCTGATATTGTTGAATCAATTAATCATCATCTTGATCTATATGAATTACCAAAAGAACGTATTATTGGAATTGGAATGGGAACTCCAGGTACGGTTGATTATCAAAAGGGAACAGTCCGATCAGCTTATAATCTAAATTGGCAAGAGACGCCAGTTCAAGTTAAAGCTGAAATTGAACAAGGAACTGGCTTACCTTTGACAATTGATAATGATGCTAATGCAGCTGCTTTGGGAGAACAATGGCGTGGTGCCGGTGAAAATGCACAAGAAGTGGTCTTCATTACATTAGGAACTGGTGTTGGCGGTGGAATTATCAATGATGGTCACTTGATGCATGGAGCTTATGGAACAGCTGGTGAAGTAGGTCATATTGTTGTTAAACCTGATGGATACCTATGTACATGTGGAAACCATGGTTGTTTGGAACAATATGCTTCAGCAACGGGGGTTGTTCACCTTGCTCAAGACTTGGCAGAAGCATATGCTGGAAAATCAGAACTAAAAGCGATGATTGATGATGGAGCTGAGGTGACATCTAAAATTGTTTTTGATTTAGCTAAAAATGATGATTATTTGGCAAATGAGGTGGTTGATCAAGTTGCATTCTATCTTGGATATGCCTCAGCTAATTTGGCTAATACTTTAAATCCATCAGCTATCGTTATTGGTGGCGGAGTTTCAGCAGCTGGACCTTTCTTATTAGAACGGGTGAAAACTAACTTTATGAAATTTGCATTCCAACCAGTACGTGAAAATACTGACATTAAATTGGCAGTTTTAGGAAATGATGCTGGAGTTTATGGAGCTGGTTTGTTATCTAAACAAGCATAA
- a CDS encoding C40 family peptidase codes for MSNLENIKLSNTGKMIVAAAAVTAGALVQINQNDQMVNADDTKAAVQNLGQSTNTYKIQSGDTLTKIAKANDVSLDDLVKFNGISDKNMIIVGETLQLSANNTDAKTSEANTTSDAYTAVDGTKITDLQYNVNADSDNDNFMTVSEYNAWVNGGRHEAEAASEATTEDAVSSEATTDTAATSDADAAVDGTKVADLQYNVNADSDNDGFMTVSEYNAWVNGGRHEAEAASEATTEDAKSTETTASSEATTDTAATSDANAAVDGTKVADLQYNVNADSDNDGFMTVSEYNAWVNGGRHEAEAASEATTDNAKSTETAASSATADTAATSDANTAVDGTKVADLQYNANADSDNDGFMNVSEYNAWVNGGRHEAEAAPKAATTTDSTKSTEAAAPAATETATTNNSQNQGSWYDVAMSLTGIPYVWGGHTPATGLDCSGFTAWVYNHSGMTSNFPAYTVAQESATTSISVSAAQPGDLLFWGTPGATYHVGIYLGNNQFIAAPQPGDVVRVQTLTASWMPSFAGTLR; via the coding sequence ATGTCGAATTTAGAAAATATAAAACTGTCAAATACTGGTAAAATGATCGTTGCTGCAGCAGCAGTAACGGCTGGGGCATTGGTACAAATTAATCAAAATGATCAAATGGTTAACGCTGATGATACGAAAGCAGCGGTTCAAAATCTTGGACAATCAACTAATACATATAAAATTCAATCAGGTGATACTTTAACTAAAATCGCTAAAGCTAATGATGTATCTTTAGATGATTTGGTAAAGTTTAATGGTATATCTGATAAGAATATGATTATTGTTGGTGAAACTCTACAATTATCAGCCAACAATACTGATGCTAAAACATCAGAAGCTAATACTACCAGTGATGCTTACACCGCTGTTGATGGGACTAAGATCACTGACTTACAATACAATGTCAATGCTGATTCTGATAATGATAACTTCATGACTGTTTCAGAATATAATGCATGGGTTAATGGTGGACGTCACGAAGCTGAAGCAGCTTCAGAAGCTACAACTGAAGATGCTGTATCATCAGAAGCTACAACTGACACAGCTGCAACAAGCGATGCTGATGCAGCTGTTGACGGAACTAAAGTTGCTGACTTACAATACAACGTCAATGCTGATTCTGATAACGATGGCTTCATGACTGTTTCAGAATATAACGCATGGGTTAATGGCGGACGTCACGAAGCTGAAGCAGCTTCAGAAGCTACAACTGAAGATGCTAAGTCAACAGAAACTACTGCATCATCAGAAGCTACAACTGACACAGCTGCAACAAGCGATGCCAATGCAGCTGTTGACGGAACTAAAGTTGCTGACTTACAATACAACGTCAATGCTGATTCTGATAACGATGGCTTCATGACTGTTTCAGAATATAACGCATGGGTTAATGGCGGACGTCACGAAGCTGAAGCAGCTTCAGAAGCTACAACTGACAATGCTAAGTCAACAGAGACAGCTGCATCATCAGCTACAGCTGACACAGCTGCAACAAGCGATGCTAACACAGCCGTTGATGGAACTAAAGTTGCTGATTTACAATATAATGCCAATGCTGATTCTGACAATGACGGCTTCATGAATGTCTCAGAATATAATGCATGGGTTAATGGTGGACGTCACGAAGCTGAAGCTGCACCTAAGGCTGCTACAACAACTGACAGTACTAAGTCAACAGAAGCTGCTGCTCCAGCAGCTACAGAGACTGCAACTACTAACAACAGCCAAAATCAAGGTTCTTGGTATGATGTAGCAATGTCATTGACAGGAATTCCTTATGTTTGGGGCGGACACACACCAGCAACTGGATTAGATTGTTCAGGATTTACTGCTTGGGTTTATAACCACTCAGGAATGACTTCTAACTTCCCAGCCTATACTGTGGCACAAGAAAGTGCAACAACTAGCATTTCTGTTTCTGCAGCTCAACCAGGAGACCTTTTGTTCTGGGGAACACCAGGAGCAACTTACCACGTAGGAATTTATCTTGGAAATAACCAATTTATTGCTGCACCACAACCAGGAGATGTTGTGCGTGTACAAACTCTTACAGCTTCATGGATGCCAAGCTTTGCTGGAACTTTACGTTAA
- a CDS encoding penicillin-binding transpeptidase domain-containing protein, whose translation MQQPRRKKKNRRAPNSLTRIPVRLNVLLGIVILLLVLLGLQLANLQIRRQASFKEEVNSSATNLEKERVQRGRIYDDTGKVIVDNKGTQAITYRKPKSTSEAEMYRVANETGKYLKVDTDQLAPTNYATYYVLDKKRAEKVGRSIKNLATYGTDEWMRQVTKYVMTHEDDFPMTGQQKNNAMLYQKMSGAYALSTVYLKTNDVTDKEIANIGERQSKMPGVKVGIFYTREYPNGDGMSSIIGSVSNSKSGLPESEVNTLLTQGYSRDDSVGTSYLEKYYESALSGSKKIISVGSNNSKQTVVQSGQAGSNLNLTINSKFQEDLQKILEENIPGGLTEGAYAVAINPKTGGLYGMAGVHRDNETGKLTSDALGNINRAQVVGSVVKPAMITTSMMNNVISPQNNAVNDVPIQIAGTAKKSSWFNQDGSVPLTAETALQNSSNSYVMQMMLKMGGLNYYPNMTLGNLDHDVWQKMRNGFARFGLGVKTGIDLPGETTGIKGDTGADHSGNALDEAFGQYDTFTPIQLAQYAATIANGGYRVQPHVVGSISQRQKNSSIDQLQTTIPTKVLGTVGWTSAEREVIWKGMNLVVNGTGPYVTGSNLKSIKPGIYAKTGTAETFTKGQQTYSSTGISFVPNSDVAIAVAIPGISNQAQDGISSEFTKKIWEAYWKDVENSDNK comes from the coding sequence ATGCAACAGCCAAGACGTAAAAAGAAAAATAGGCGGGCACCCAATTCATTAACTCGTATTCCCGTACGGTTAAATGTTTTGCTAGGAATTGTAATTTTGCTGTTGGTTTTACTAGGCTTGCAGTTGGCAAACTTGCAAATTCGTCGCCAAGCTAGTTTTAAAGAAGAAGTTAACTCAAGCGCTACCAATTTAGAAAAAGAGCGTGTACAGCGGGGTCGAATTTACGATGATACTGGAAAAGTAATCGTTGATAATAAGGGGACTCAAGCGATTACATATCGTAAGCCCAAAAGCACTAGTGAGGCAGAGATGTATCGAGTCGCTAATGAGACTGGTAAATATCTTAAGGTGGATACCGATCAATTGGCACCAACTAATTACGCAACTTATTATGTATTAGATAAAAAACGAGCTGAAAAAGTTGGCCGTTCAATTAAGAATTTAGCTACTTATGGAACTGATGAGTGGATGCGTCAAGTGACTAAATATGTCATGACGCATGAGGATGATTTTCCTATGACTGGTCAACAAAAGAATAATGCCATGTTGTATCAAAAGATGTCAGGAGCATATGCATTATCGACGGTTTATTTGAAGACCAACGATGTGACAGATAAAGAAATTGCTAATATTGGGGAACGTCAATCTAAAATGCCAGGGGTGAAGGTTGGAATTTTCTATACTCGTGAGTATCCGAATGGGGATGGAATGAGTTCAATTATTGGTTCTGTTTCAAATTCAAAGTCAGGATTACCTGAATCAGAAGTTAATACTTTGTTGACGCAAGGATATAGTCGTGATGACAGTGTAGGAACTTCATATCTTGAAAAATACTATGAATCGGCTTTGAGTGGGAGTAAGAAAATTATTTCTGTGGGAAGTAATAATTCAAAACAAACAGTAGTACAAAGTGGTCAAGCTGGATCAAATTTGAACTTAACAATTAATTCTAAGTTTCAAGAAGATTTGCAAAAAATTCTGGAAGAAAATATTCCAGGTGGTTTAACAGAAGGTGCTTATGCTGTAGCCATTAACCCTAAGACTGGTGGGTTGTATGGAATGGCTGGAGTACACCGTGATAATGAAACTGGGAAGTTAACATCAGATGCTTTGGGTAATATTAATCGAGCACAGGTTGTCGGATCGGTTGTTAAGCCAGCCATGATTACTACTAGTATGATGAATAATGTAATTAGTCCTCAAAATAATGCAGTTAATGATGTGCCAATTCAAATTGCGGGAACGGCGAAGAAGTCATCTTGGTTTAATCAAGATGGTAGTGTTCCATTAACAGCTGAAACAGCCCTACAAAATTCTTCAAATTCGTACGTGATGCAAATGATGCTAAAGATGGGTGGCTTAAATTACTATCCAAATATGACACTAGGTAATTTGGATCATGATGTATGGCAGAAGATGCGCAATGGGTTTGCTCGCTTTGGCTTGGGAGTTAAAACGGGAATTGATTTGCCTGGAGAAACAACGGGAATTAAAGGTGATACTGGTGCTGATCATAGCGGTAATGCTTTGGACGAGGCTTTTGGTCAATATGATACCTTTACTCCTATTCAATTAGCACAGTATGCTGCGACCATTGCAAATGGTGGCTATCGAGTACAGCCACATGTAGTTGGTTCGATTTCACAACGACAAAAAAATTCTTCGATTGATCAACTCCAGACTACGATTCCAACTAAGGTTTTGGGCACTGTAGGATGGACTTCTGCTGAACGTGAAGTGATTTGGAAGGGAATGAACTTAGTGGTAAATGGAACAGGTCCTTACGTGACTGGTTCAAATTTGAAGTCAATTAAGCCTGGTATTTATGCCAAAACTGGAACGGCTGAAACGTTTACCAAGGGTCAACAGACTTATAGTTCAACCGGAATTTCGTTTGTGCCAAACAGTGATGTAGCTATTGCAGTAGCTATTCCAGGAATTTCAAATCAAGCACAAGATGGAATTTCATCAGAGTTTACTAAGAAGATTTGGGAAGCTTATTGGAAAGATGTTGAAAATTCTGATAACAAGTAG
- a CDS encoding YfhO family protein: MHKKTINLNPLQWRANTQALWLSFLGPVIFIAGYFAFRGVAPFGDNTILTVDLGQQYIDFIAYLKDSLLQDPSRLLYSFSKGLGGNFYSDGAYYLFSPFNLLLLPFSKTGLSLGIFLVTILRYGLASLSMAWALRLMRWQNGFALSAFGSIYALSGWMLVNQLNVIWIDVVILLPLIVAFLERYLAGYSYWPYILLLSLAFICNYYMTYMAGLFLIFYFLWRLTWEPYSFYERLKLAGKFIFSSLMGIGLSTFVWLPTAMTLHNSKGQHFWENVKNVFDNTPVDLITKFFPGAFNFKQIETGLPNIFVGSLILILCWYFFTTKNVRWPTRIMGVVVTAFFVVSMLYQPLNVVWHGFSFPVWYPYRFSFVFIFWLIWLSASVWSPKIEFSKFQVISLAGLAIAAIGWIIYRIDQYEYLNLYQIGLGATIFTLILIGLTQIHKHPWWIAVIGLLVGIDMIINSVLTLNHLSYLSNSEYQTVVKTIQKNIDTLPHKSNDFYRVTKNFQRTKDDPMQFGYAGGSVFTSMLENQQSDLMATFGQPEGDNYIAYGGGTLISDSLLGMRYLLRLDQTTNKQIPSAMFNDNRYDAQENYKMISQQQGIQVTKNKNALPLIFASDPTVLNFKTHNDDPIKNQSDLWQSLLGSEDKAFQNINFSGAQAENLMTPETVTGAFLSKNNQKKNASLTLYYQKQASGPTYLTLGTALNSDNLELQVDGQIIYSIPAHRHTMIYTLPDNGQVGDQHQIKLILKTNTVWLQNVSLYAMRQDIWDKQAKQLQKQGIKYQTVKSNDIKGTINVPKGENVLMSTIPYSKNWSVSIDGREVNTVKVAGNFLGAVVSSGDHRIEYEYKVPLLHEGLFISIGFMIFLLGMSWSESSKRRHSLHE, translated from the coding sequence ATGCACAAAAAAACGATTAATTTAAATCCGTTACAGTGGCGTGCCAACACTCAGGCCTTATGGCTCAGCTTTTTAGGACCGGTTATTTTTATAGCCGGTTATTTTGCGTTTCGAGGTGTTGCGCCATTTGGTGATAATACAATTTTGACGGTTGATTTGGGACAACAATATATTGATTTTATTGCGTATTTGAAAGATAGTTTGCTGCAGGATCCTAGTCGCTTATTATATAGTTTTAGTAAAGGCCTGGGTGGTAATTTCTATAGTGATGGAGCGTATTATCTGTTTAGTCCATTTAACTTACTATTGCTACCATTTTCTAAAACAGGGCTATCATTAGGAATTTTTTTAGTTACTATTCTGCGTTATGGCTTGGCAAGTTTAAGTATGGCTTGGGCTCTACGCTTGATGCGTTGGCAAAATGGTTTTGCGTTATCCGCTTTTGGCTCGATTTATGCTTTAAGTGGCTGGATGTTAGTGAATCAATTAAATGTAATTTGGATCGATGTTGTGATCTTGCTGCCATTGATTGTAGCTTTTCTAGAACGTTATTTAGCTGGATATAGCTATTGGCCTTATATATTGCTATTATCATTAGCTTTTATCTGTAATTATTACATGACCTATATGGCTGGACTATTTTTGATTTTCTATTTTTTATGGCGTCTAACTTGGGAACCATATTCATTTTATGAACGTTTAAAATTGGCAGGTAAATTTATATTTTCATCATTGATGGGGATTGGTTTGTCAACGTTTGTGTGGTTACCAACGGCAATGACTTTGCATAACTCGAAGGGGCAGCATTTTTGGGAAAATGTAAAAAATGTTTTTGATAATACCCCTGTCGATTTAATAACTAAATTTTTCCCAGGTGCGTTTAATTTTAAACAAATAGAAACAGGTTTACCGAATATTTTCGTAGGAAGTTTGATTCTTATTCTATGTTGGTATTTTTTCACGACCAAAAATGTTCGTTGGCCCACACGTATTATGGGGGTCGTTGTGACCGCGTTTTTCGTAGTGTCAATGTTATATCAACCCCTCAATGTTGTCTGGCATGGATTCTCATTTCCTGTGTGGTATCCGTATCGGTTTAGTTTTGTATTTATTTTTTGGTTAATTTGGTTATCAGCTAGTGTTTGGTCGCCAAAAATTGAGTTTAGTAAATTTCAGGTTATTAGTTTAGCTGGGTTAGCAATAGCAGCAATTGGTTGGATTATTTATCGAATTGATCAATATGAGTATTTAAATCTGTATCAGATTGGTTTAGGTGCTACTATATTTACTTTGATTTTAATCGGATTGACACAAATACATAAGCATCCCTGGTGGATAGCTGTGATCGGTTTGCTGGTTGGAATTGATATGATAATTAACTCTGTGTTAACCCTTAATCATCTCAGTTATTTATCAAATAGTGAATATCAAACGGTTGTTAAGACTATTCAAAAGAATATCGATACTTTACCTCATAAAAGCAATGATTTTTATCGTGTAACGAAAAATTTTCAGCGAACTAAGGATGATCCAATGCAATTTGGTTATGCCGGAGGAAGTGTTTTTACATCGATGTTAGAAAATCAGCAAAGTGATTTGATGGCAACTTTTGGACAACCAGAAGGAGATAATTATATTGCTTACGGAGGAGGAACTTTAATTAGTGATAGCTTGTTAGGAATGCGTTACCTGTTACGTTTAGATCAAACGACTAATAAACAAATTCCGTCAGCAATGTTTAATGATAATCGATATGATGCACAAGAAAATTATAAGATGATCAGCCAGCAACAAGGGATTCAGGTGACGAAAAATAAAAACGCCTTACCTTTGATCTTTGCCTCTGATCCAACAGTACTTAATTTTAAAACGCATAATGATGATCCGATCAAAAATCAAAGTGATCTTTGGCAATCATTACTAGGTAGTGAGGATAAAGCTTTTCAAAATATTAATTTTAGTGGCGCTCAGGCGGAAAATCTAATGACACCTGAAACCGTGACTGGTGCTTTTTTGTCAAAAAATAATCAAAAAAAGAATGCAAGTTTGACTTTGTATTATCAAAAACAAGCATCAGGACCGACTTATTTAACTCTAGGGACTGCTTTGAATTCTGACAATTTAGAGCTACAGGTTGATGGTCAAATAATTTATTCGATTCCAGCACATCGACATACGATGATTTATACATTACCGGATAATGGTCAAGTGGGAGATCAACATCAAATTAAATTAATTTTGAAGACGAATACAGTATGGTTACAGAATGTCTCGTTATATGCTATGCGGCAGGATATTTGGGACAAACAAGCTAAGCAATTGCAAAAACAAGGTATTAAATATCAGACGGTCAAATCCAATGATATTAAAGGAACCATCAATGTTCCTAAAGGAGAAAATGTTTTGATGTCGACCATTCCTTATTCTAAAAATTGGTCAGTATCGATTGATGGACGTGAGGTCAATACAGTTAAAGTTGCTGGTAATTTCTTGGGGGCGGTTGTATCATCAGGAGATCATAGAATTGAATATGAATATAAGGTGCCACTATTACATGAAGGCCTATTTATTTCCATTGGATTTATGATCTTTTTATTGGGGATGAGTTGGTCAGAAAGTTCTAAGCGTCGACATTCCTTACATGAATAA
- a CDS encoding YqgQ family protein: MEQRPMQTFKDVLNLLKVYDIYIHVGERLWDIELAAIEVDNLAKASLIDNDLYLRTKLVLEREHRLELKK; encoded by the coding sequence ATGGAACAACGACCAATGCAAACTTTTAAAGATGTGCTAAATTTACTAAAAGTTTATGATATTTATATTCACGTGGGTGAGCGTTTGTGGGATATAGAGTTAGCAGCTATTGAAGTTGATAATTTGGCTAAAGCAAGTTTAATTGATAACGATTTATATTTGCGAACTAAATTGGTATTAGAACGAGAACATCGCTTAGAATTAAAAAAATAA
- the miaA gene encoding tRNA (adenosine(37)-N6)-dimethylallyltransferase MiaA, with translation MQKIIVIAGPTAVGKTDLSLQLAKKFDGEIISGDSMQIYRYLDIGTAKATKAEQDQVPHHLIDLLEPTENFSVAQFVRKAQENIHEIASRGKIPIIVGGTGFYLQALLGDRPLAPVDDVQIEPDFITAWEQQVSKFGENPLREALAKVDLVSAERILPGQIRRMIRALAISQTKGQPFSSLQPQPKRQYDAYIIGLDTDRQVLYDRINQRVDHMLTLGLMDEVAMVSELPDAATAKKAIGYKELFPVLDQSETLEQGVAELKQASRRYAKRQLTWFRNQFNDINWYDLVKNPAQLDEIETDIQNFMA, from the coding sequence ATGCAAAAAATAATTGTGATTGCTGGACCCACGGCAGTCGGAAAAACAGATTTATCACTTCAACTGGCTAAAAAATTTGATGGGGAGATTATTTCTGGTGATTCGATGCAAATTTATCGATACCTTGATATAGGGACGGCTAAGGCTACAAAAGCTGAACAGGATCAAGTCCCCCATCACTTGATTGATCTATTAGAACCAACTGAAAATTTTTCAGTGGCTCAGTTTGTAAGGAAGGCGCAAGAGAATATTCATGAAATAGCAAGCCGAGGTAAAATTCCTATTATTGTAGGTGGGACTGGTTTTTATCTCCAAGCATTATTAGGGGATCGTCCTTTGGCACCAGTCGATGATGTTCAAATCGAACCGGATTTTATTACAGCTTGGGAGCAACAAGTTTCAAAATTTGGTGAAAATCCATTACGTGAAGCTTTGGCCAAGGTTGATTTAGTGAGTGCAGAGCGTATTTTACCAGGTCAAATTCGGCGTATGATTCGAGCCTTAGCGATTAGTCAAACTAAGGGCCAACCATTTTCTAGCTTACAGCCGCAACCTAAAAGGCAATATGATGCTTATATCATTGGCTTAGATACTGATCGTCAAGTTTTGTATGATCGAATTAATCAGCGCGTTGATCACATGTTAACTTTAGGCTTAATGGATGAAGTTGCTATGGTTTCTGAATTACCAGATGCAGCGACGGCTAAAAAAGCAATTGGGTATAAGGAATTATTTCCTGTTTTGGATCAGTCTGAAACATTAGAACAAGGTGTGGCGGAGTTAAAACAAGCCTCAAGGCGTTATGCAAAAAGGCAATTAACGTGGTTTAGGAATCAATTTAATGATATTAATTGGTATGATTTGGTAAAAAATCCAGCCCAACTTGATGAAATTGAAACTGATATTCAGAATTTCATGGCATAA
- a CDS encoding 5-formyltetrahydrofolate cyclo-ligase → MMISKKILRQQALENLKRVTTSQRVELLTQLPKMVTQLVQWKTSQVVAVSMATTFEIPTSLLIQIAFQQQKTVVVPKVKTKTVMEFVVVTPETIYEKSTFGILEPITGQIVPPNIIDLFVVPGLFFSADGHRIGFGGGYYDRYLRQSKGYRVGMTIANNWQPIPTWNVEEMDQPMDKVIKLTIE, encoded by the coding sequence ATGATGATATCTAAAAAAATATTAAGGCAGCAAGCTCTGGAAAATTTAAAAAGGGTCACAACATCACAGAGGGTTGAACTGTTAACGCAGTTACCTAAAATGGTTACTCAACTAGTACAATGGAAAACGAGCCAAGTAGTGGCCGTTTCAATGGCGACTACATTTGAAATTCCGACTAGTTTGCTAATTCAGATTGCTTTTCAGCAACAAAAAACAGTTGTGGTACCTAAAGTTAAAACTAAAACTGTAATGGAATTTGTTGTAGTGACACCAGAGACTATTTATGAAAAAAGTACATTTGGAATTTTGGAACCAATTACTGGGCAAATAGTTCCGCCTAATATAATCGATTTATTCGTAGTTCCAGGTTTGTTTTTTAGTGCTGATGGTCATCGTATTGGATTTGGAGGAGGATACTATGATCGATATTTAAGACAAAGTAAGGGTTATCGAGTAGGAATGACGATAGCTAATAATTGGCAACCAATACCAACGTGGAATGTTGAAGAAATGGATCAGCCCATGGATAAAGTAATAAAACTAACGATCGAATAA